Part of the Puniceicoccaceae bacterium genome, GTCTTCGACCTTCAGCCTCCACTTGCTTTCGCCGGAGCGGATGCGCGCGATCCTGAGGAACTGCGTGCCTGGCTGAAAACCTGGAAGGATGCAGGGCCTCGGGTCGAGTTCCGCGAGTCACGAATGCTATTCGATGGCGACCTTTGCGTTGCTTATGGTCTCAGCCACATGCAAGGGGAAAAAATAGAGGAAGGCGCAGTCGAATTGTGGTTCCGCACGACCCTTGTCTTCATGCGTTCCGAAGAGGGCTGGATGATCGTGCATGAGCACAACTCGGTGCCGATGAAGATGGATGGCAGTGGCCTGGCCGCCGTCGACCTGAAGCCCTGAGGCTCGGAACAAACGTATCGGATGCTGTGATTGTTATACCATTTATGGTTCAAGCAACTGAATCCGATAACATTGTCACCGAAAAACCAACAATCGCTGCGACAAATCAAGCGGGGGGAATTCCTTCCCAGCTCTAAGTGCAATCAATCCCTTCAGTTTGTCGTTTGAGATGCGTGCAGACAATCTGTTCTAGCGGATTGATGTGCTCGGTAGTAGTGGGGAAAAGCAGCACTTGCGGGATGGATGGTCCATTTCCGCTTGGAAGAATATCATAC contains:
- a CDS encoding nuclear transport factor 2 family protein, translated to MNINTEIEAIKSLIAAREKAIANADAETAIEPFAHDVEVFDLQPPLAFAGADARDPEELRAWLKTWKDAGPRVEFRESRMLFDGDLCVAYGLSHMQGEKIEEGAVELWFRTTLVFMRSEEGWMIVHEHNSVPMKMDGSGLAAVDLKP